CTCGACCTCCGCGAGATCGGTCACCGTCCGTGTCTCGATCATCCCGCCCGCCCGCAGGAACCGCTCGCGCAGCCACCGCAGATGCACCGGCATGTCGATCAGCGGCAGCCGCGCCCACAGCCCCGTACCCGGGTACTCCTCGGCCGTCGTCGCCCGCAGCCCCGGCACCCGGGCAGCCCACGGCTCCAGCTCGTCCAGTCGCGTCTCGCCCTGTACACCCTCGACCACGCGTACGCCCGTCTCATCCGGCAGGGCCGCCAACTCCTCGTACACGGAGAGTGATCGCAGGGCCCATTCACCCGCGAGCGCCTTCGGCCGGATGCGATACGGCCACCACAGCGCGCCGGCAACGGCCGAGGTGGTCAGCTCGCCGGACTCCCGCGCCCACACCCGTACCCGCCGGCCGCGCTCGGCCAGGACGATCGCCGTCGTCAACCCGACCACACCACTTCCGACCACGATCACGTCACCGCTGGGTGCGTTGTCCATGGCGGGACGTTAGCGGAATATGTCATGCCGTGCTCACATCACTCCCAGTCTGGGGATACTCACAGCATGTCTGCCGAGTACGCGACCTTCGGCCTGGCACCGGCGATGCGTGCCGGTGGAGTCCTCGCCAACGGTGACTACCAAGTGCACCGGGACTTCGTCGACTTCATCGTCGACGGCCGCCCGCTGCTGTACCAGCTCTCCGACCTCGACGCGGTGTCCCCGCTCGCCTCCGACGTACCACCCGCCATCTTCACCGCACAGGTCCGAAGCCTCCTCCTGGAGGCCGAGGCCCCGCTCGAAGACGGCCGTTACGTGATCTACGGCTGTCCCGAGTGCGAGGGCATCGAATGCGGTGCCGTGACCGCCGTCATCGAGAAGGACGACTCCCGCGACGACTACGTGTGGCGCGACTTCGCCTGGCAGACCGGCGAACACGCCGATCTGGAGCTCAACGGCTACCACGGGATAGGGCCGTTCCGCTTCCAGGGCGCCGAGTACCGCAGCGCCCTGAACTCGCTGCTCCTCGGCGACCCCGGGGCGCGCCGCAGGGTCCTGCTCATCGGCGCCCGGGTCGCCGTGCTCGCCAAGCTCGCCGCCGCCCTGCGCACCATCGGCATCGGCGCCGACATCACCCGCGACGCCACCGACGTCCCGGCCGAGGAACTCCGCGAGTACGGCGCGGTGGCCTTCGGGCGCGCCATCGGCGAACAGGAGCGCGCGGCCGTACGGGGGTCCTTCGAGCGGGCCGGGGTCGAGGTCGCCTATGTCGACGGCCTGGCCCCCGTCGTCCCGCTCCTCGTCGCTCAGATCGAGCACGCCCTGGACCGCAGTCCCCACGAGCTGCGCCGCCTCACCCGCCTGGTCGCCGCCGACGGCGAGGCGGGCATCGAGGTCACCTCCACCTGCCGGGTCCAGATCACCGCGTACCGCCTCGACCGGCTGTACCGCACGCACACGCAGGAGGTCTTCGACGGGATTCTGGAGGCGGGCAGACACCGGATCGCCCTGGACGCCAAGGCCGTGAAGGGGGAGTCCTTCCTCGTGGCGCGGACCTCGGGGAGCGTGCTGGTGGAGGCGATGGCCCACTGAGCGGGCCGTACGGACACGGGGGTGCGGCCCCGCGCGGAAACCGGGACGTGGCCCCCCACGGAAACGGAGACGCAGCCGGGGCGGCCGGGCCGTTAGGATCGGCCCCCTGATGACTGCCACTCTCGTCGCCAAGAACCTCGCCGCCGGGCACGGCGACCGCTCGCTCTTCTCCGGGCTCGACCTCGTGGTCGCGCCCGGCGATGTGATCGGACTCGTCGGTGCCAACGGCGCGGGCAAGTCCACCCTGCTGCGGATGCTCGCCGGACTGCTCACGCCCGAGGAGGGGGAGCTGCGGCTGTCCCCGCCGTCGGCGAGCGTCGGCCATCTGCCGCAGGAGCCGGAGCGGCGGGAGGGCGAGAGCGTCCGGGAGTTCCTGGCCCGGCGCACCGGCGTGGCCGAGGCCCAGCGCGTGATGGACGAGGCGACGCAGGCACTCGTCGACGGCGCGCCGGGCGCGGACGACGCGTACGCGGAGAGCCTGGAGCGCTGGCTCGACCTGGGCGGCGCCGACCTCGACGAGCGCGCCGAGGAGGTCGCCGACACCCTCGGGCTCGGCGTCGACCTCGACCAGCCGATGACGTCCCTGTCCGGCGGCCAGGCGGCCCGCGCCGGACTCGCCTCCCTGCTCCTGTCCCGCTACGACGTCTTCCTCCTCGACGAGCCCACCAACGACCTGGACCTGGAGGGCCTGGAGCGGCTCGAACGCTTCGTCTCCGGGCTGCGCGCGGGCACCGTCGTCGTCAGCCACGACCGCGAGTTCCTGACCCGCACGGTCACCAAGGTGCTCGAACTCGACCTCGCCCAGCAGCAGATCACGCTCTACGGCGGCGGCTACGAGGCCTACCTGGAGGAGCGCGACACCGCCCGCCGGCACGCCCGCGACGACTACGAGGAGTACGCCGACAAGCGCTCCGCCCTCGAAGGCCGCGCCCAGATGCAGCGCTCCTGGATGGACAAGGGCGTGAAGAACGCCCGGCGCAAGGCGAACAACGACAACGACAAGATCGGCCGCAAGTTCCGGAGCGAGGCCAGCGAGAAGCAGGCGTCCAAGGCCCGGCAGACCCAGCGCATGATCGAGCGCCTGGACGTCGTCGACGAGCCGCGCAAGGAGTGGGAGCTGCGGATGGAGATCGCGGCCGCACCGCGCTCCGGCGCCGTCGTCGCCACCCTGCGCGACGCCGAGGTGCGACGCGGCGACTTCACCTTCGGCCCCGCGACCCTCCAGATCGACTGGGCGGACCGGGTCGCCGTCACGGGCGCCAACGGCGCGGGCAAGTCGACCCTGCTCGGCGCCCTGCTCGGGCGGGTCCCGCTGGACGCCGGTCACGCGACCCTCGGCTCCGGCGTCGTCGTCGGCGAGGTCGACCAGGCCCGCAAACTCTTCCACGGCTCCGAGTCCCTGCTCGACGCGTTCAGCGCCGCCGTCCCCGACACCGAACCGGCCGAGGTCCGCACCCTGCTGGCCAAGTTCGGCCTCAAGGCGGAACACGTCCTGCGCCCGGCGGCCACCCTCTCTCCCGGCGAGCGCACCCGCTCGGCCCTCGCCCTCCTCCAGGGCCGTGGCGTCAACCTCCTCGTCCTCGACGAGCCGACCAACCACCTCGACCTCCCCGCGATCGAACAGCTGGAGGCGGCGCTCGACACGTACGAGGGCACGCTGCTGCTCGTGACCCACGACCGCCGCATGCTCGACGCGGTCCACACCACGCGCCGGCTGGAAGTGGCGGCGGGCAAGGTGACGGAGCGCTGATCTAGGCCGTGGCCAGCCGCCGCGCCATCGTGGGGTAGTCCACGACGTACCCCTCCGCGTCGAACTCCAGATCGCTGCGGTAGTCACCGGACGAGAAACGCGCGCGCCCGCCGTCCCCGGCGCGCCCGAGATGCGTGTACGTCTGCTGCGACGCCCGCACGGCCAGGTCCGGCACCGACACCCAGGCCATCAGGAACTCCCGCTCACCGGGCCGGAGATGCAGCCCGTGGCGCAGCACCGGCATCGTGTTGGTGAGCGGGCACAGGCCCAGGTCGCAGTCGAGGGCGCCACCGAGGTCGGGCAGCCAGTCCCCGTCGGCCGTCCAGTGCCCCTCACCGTCGTGCCGCAGGTCCAGCGAGCGGGTACCCCAGGCCGTCTCGGCGCTCACACACAGCCGCCGGGTCACGAACCCGTCGACGGTGTCGAGCTCGTAAGAGATCCAGTACGGCTCGGGAACCGTCCCGACAGCACGCCCGCGCGCCCGCAGAGAGCGGGCACCGGACATGATCCAAGAGGTCTCGAACCCTTTGCTCTCCGTGACTTCCCAGGTAATGACACGCGAGTCGGCCATACGGTCACTGTAAGGAGCGGGGCTCGTGCAAGCGCCGCCCCGTCAGGGGCGCGGGGAACGGCGCGCTCAGCCACTGATCACCCGCAGTCACCCCTGCACCCTCAGTGGCTCAGCGCCTGCCCTTCTTGGGATCGACAAGCCCCGCGCGCCGCAACGCGTCGGCCATCGCACTGTTGGCCGGCGGCGGAGCGGCCTGCCGCGAACCGCCACCGCCTCCGCCCGCCCCGCCCCGCGGCTGACGCTGCTGCTGGCGCTGCTGCGGAGGCCGCCCGCCGCGCTGCGGACGGCCACCCCCACCCTGCTGATCCGACGGAGTCGCCTCGTCGTCGAGCCGCAGCGTGAGAGAGATCCGCTTGCGCGGGATGTCGATCTCGAGCACCTTCACCTTGACGATGTCACCCGGCTTCACCACATCGCGCGGGTCCTTCACGAACGTCTTCGACATCGCCGAGACATGCACCAGACCGTCCTGGTGGACGCCGATGTCCACGAAGGCCCCGAACGCGGCCACGTTGGTGACGACCCCTTCGAGCACCATCCCGGAGGCCAGGTCGGAGATCTTCTCGACACCCTCCTTGAAGGTGGCCGTTTTGAAGGCGGGCCGCGGGTCGCGCCCGGGCTTCTCCAGCTCCTTCAGGATGTCCGTGACGGTCGGCAGACCGAACGTCTCGTCCACGAAGTCGGTCGGCCTGAGCGAGCGCAGCACACCGGTGTTGCCGATCAGGGAGGCGACCTCGCTGCCCGCCGTCTTCACCATCCGCCGCACCACGGGGTACGCCTCCGGGTGCACGCTGGACGCGTCCAGCGGGTCGTCCCCGCCCCGGATGCGCAGGAAGCCCGCGCACTGCTCGTACGCCTTCGGGCCGAGTCTGGCCACGTTCTTGAGGGTGGTACGGGACGTGAAGGGGCCGTTGGCGTCGCGGTGCGCCACGATGTTCTCCGCGAGCCCGGAGGTGATGCCGGAGACGCGGGCGAGCAGCGGCGCGGAAGCCGTGTTCACGTCCACGCCCACGCCGTTCACACAGTCCTCGACCACCGCGTCCAGGGACCGGGAGAGCTTCACCTCGGACAGGTCGTGCTGGTACTGCCCGACGCCGATGGACTTCGGGTCGATCTTCACCAGCTCGGCCAGCGGGTCCTGGAGGCGGCGCGCGATGGAGACGGCGCCGCGCAGCGACACGTCCATGTCGGGCAGCTCCTGCGAGGCGAACGCGGACGCCGAGTACACCGAAGCCCCCGCCTCGGACACCATCACCTTGGTGAGGTCCAACTCCGGGTGCTTGGTGATGAGTTCACCGGCGAGCTTGTCGGTCTCGCGGGACGCCGTGCCGTTGCCGATCGCGATCAGCTCGACCGCGTGCTCCTTGGCGAGGCGGGCGAGCTTGGCGATGGCCTCGTCCCACTTGTTGGCCGGGACGTGCGGGTAGATGACGTCCGTCGCCACGACCTTGCCGGTCGCGTCGACCACGGCGACCTTGACACCCGTACGGAAACCGGGGTCGAGACCCAGCGTCGCGCGGGTGCCCGCCGGGGCGGCGAGCAGCAGGTCCCGCAGGTTCGCCGCGAAGACGTTCACCGCCTCGTCCTCGGCGGCCGTGCGCAGGCGAAGGCGCAGGTCGATGCCGAGGTGCACGAGGATGCGGGTGCGCCAGGCCCAGCGGACGGTGTCCGTGAGCCACTTGTCGCCGGGGCGGCCGCGGTCGGCGATCTGGAAGTGGTGGGCGACGATTCCCTCGTACGAGGAGGGACCGGGCTGCTCGGAGGGCTCCTCGGGCTCCAGGACGAGGTCGAGGACCTCCTCCTTCTCACCGCGCAGCATGGCGAGGACGCGGTGCGAGGGCAGGTCTTTGAAGGGCTCGGCGAAGTCGAAGTAGTCGGCGAACTTGGCGCCCGCCTCCTCCTTGCCCTCCCGCACCTTGGCGGCCAGACGCCCGCGCACCCACATGCGTTCGCGCAGCTCGCCGATCAGGTCGGCGTCCTCCGAGAACCGCTCCGTGAGGATCGACCGGGCGCCGTCCAGCGCGGCCTGCGGGTCGGCGACGCCCTTGTCCGCGTCGACGAACGCCGTCGCCGCGGCGAGCGGGTCGACCGACGGGTCGCCGAGCAGGCCCTCGGCCAGCGGCTCCAGGCCCGCCTCGCGCGCGATCTGCGCCTTCGTGCGCCGCTTCGGCTTGAACGGCAGATAGATGTCCTCGAGCCGCGCCTTCGTCTCGGCGCCCCGGATCTGCGCCTCGACCTCCTCGGTGAGCTTGCCCTGCTCGCGCACCGATTCGAGGATCGCCGTGCGCCGCTCCTCCAGCTCCCGCAGATAGCGCAGCCGCTCCTCGAGGGTGCGCAGCTGCGCATCGTCGAGCATCTCGGTCGCTTCCTTGCGGTAGCGGGCGATGAAGGGCACCGTCGACCCGCCGTCGAGCAAGTCGACGGCGGCCTTGACCTGCCGCTCCCGTACGCCGAGCTCCTCGGCGATCCTGCCTTCGATGGACCCTACGAGGGGTGTCGTCACGATCCCGTACCGCCTTCTCCACTGAGGTTGCGCGGCAATTGTGGCAGGTGACACCGACAACGGGGGATCAGGGCGCCGATCGGCGCTGTCAGCCCTTGCCGGTCATACCTTCGGGGAACGCGCCGGCCGCCAGCGCCCGCATCAGGATGCCCCGTGCCAGCTCGGTGAGGCGCTCCACGCCCGCGGCGCCCAGATGCTCGTACGGGGCACGGTCCAGCCGGTCCGTGCGGTCCTCGATCTCCTTGCGCAGGGCCACCCCCGCCTCGGTCAACTCGCCCCCCGAGTCGAGCAGTCCGCGCTCGCGCAGCCGTTCGACCGCCGCGTCCCAGTGCGCCCGCGACCAGCCGCGCGTGCCCAGTGCCCACTTCGGAGCCATGCCCTTGCCGGTGGCGGTGTGGCTCACCAGGGCCTCGACCGGGTCGAGTTCCGCGTCGAGCAGCGCCGCGAGGTGACCGTCGCCCCGGTGCTCGCGCAGGAGCGTGGCGCCGTGCCAGAGGGCGAGGTGCGGCGCGTCGGGCACGGGCAGGTCGGCGTGCGCCGCGTACAGCGGACGCGCGGTCCTGGTGCAGCCCTCCGCGGCCCGCAGGGCGAGCTCCGCCGCCTCGGCGACCTCCTTGGAGGTGAGGACGTCCTCGCCGAGGAGCCGGCGCCAGGTCGCGTCGACGGCACGCGCGCGTGCCGCGAGGACGGTCTGTGGGGAGGCCTTCTCCCACACCGCGGGCACATGCCGGGCCACCAGCTCGTGGCGGAAGTTGTAGAACGTCGCCGTCACCGTGCCGGGACCCACCGCCCCCATGGCGGCGGCACGCACGGCGAAGTACGCGCCGTTGCTGTCCTCGATCCCGACGTCGGCAAGCTCCCGTCCCAGATCCGGCGAGAAGTAGTGCGTCGAGTGCAGCGGGTTGAGGACGTTGTGGCAGCGCCGCCCGGCGCGCTCCGGCAGAGGTGTGGTCATGCCCGAAGGTTACCGACTGGTCGGTACGCGGGGAAGGCGGGAGGGGCGATGGCAGGAAAGGTGGGGTACTCGTCCTTGCGGCCATCGCCCCGCCCGCCAAGAATCGAGACCATGCGAACAGTCCTGGTGGTCCTCTTCGACGATGTGCAGAGCCTCGACGTCACGGGCCCCGTGGAGGTCTTCGCGGGCGCCGAGGCCTTCCGCGCCGGCTCGTACCGCATCCACACCGCCTCCCTGGACGGCGCACCCGTGCGGACCACCAGCGGCCTCACCCTCGTCCCGGACCACACCCTCGCCGACGCGCCCGCCCCGCACACCCTGCTGGTCCCGGGCGGCCGGGGCACCCGGCGCCCCGACCCCCGGCTGACCGACTGGCTGCGCGCGCACGGGCCGCGCGCCGAGCGCCTGGTCTCCGTCTGCACCGGGGCCATCCCGCTCGCCGAGGCGGGCCTCCTGGACGGTCGGCGCGCGACGACCCACTGGGCGTACTGCGACAAGCTCGCCCGTGACCACCCGGCCGTCGAGGTCGACCCCGACCCCATCTACGTGCGGGACGGACAGGTGTCCACCTCGGCCGGCGTCACCTCCGGCATCGACCTCGCCCTCGCGCTCGTGGAGGAGGACCTCGGCAGGGAGGCCGCCCTGACGGTCGCCCGTCACCTCGTCGTCTTCCTGCGGCGCCCGGGCAATCAGGCCCAGTTCAGCGCCCAGCTGGCCGCGCAGACGGCGCGGCGCGAACCGCTCCGCGAGGTCCAGCAGTGGATCACCGAGCACCCGGGCGACGACCTGTCCGTCGAGTCGCTCGCCCTCCGCGCCCGGCTCTCGCCCCGGCACTTCGCCCGCGCCTTCCAGACCGAGACGGGCATGACCCCGGGGCGGTACGTCGACCGCGTGCGCCTCGAACACGCCCGGCGCCTCCTGGAGGACACCGCCGACGGAGTCGAGGGGATCTCCCGCGCCTGCGGCTACGGCACCCCCGAGGCGATGCGCCGTGCCTTCGTGAAGACGCTCGGCACGGCACCGGCGGAGTACCGGCGCCGCTTCCGCCCCGCCCCCACCCGTTGACCGGCCCTCACCTGACGACCCCGGCCCACTCACCCGTGGAAAGGAACCCGATGCAGATCGCCATCGTCCTCTTCGACCGCTTCACCGCCCTGGACGCGGTGGGACCCTACGAGACCCTCGGCCGCCTGCCCGACGCGGAGACCGTCTTCGTCGCCGAGCACACCGGCGCCGTCCGCAACGAGAGCGGCAACCTGGCCCTGACCGCCGACAGGACCCTGGCCGAGGTGCCGCGCCCGGACATCGTCGTGGTCCCCGGCGGACCGGGCCAGACCCCGCAGATGGACAACCGGGTCCTGCTGGACTGGCTGCGCGCCGCCGACGCCACGAGCACCTGGACGACCTCCGTGTGCACCGGCTCCCTGCTGCTGGCCGCCGCGGGGCTGCTCGAGGGCCGCCGGGCCACCTCGCACTGGCTGGCCCTCGACCACCTCAAGCGGTTCGGTGCCGAGCCGACCGGAGAGCGGGTGGTGTTCGACGGGAAGTACGTCACCGCGGCCGGCGTGTCGTCCGGCATCGACATGGGGCTCGCCCTGCTCGGACGGATCGCGGGCGACGAACACGCACAGGCCGTACAGCTGCTGACGGAGTACGACCCGCAGCCGCCCTACGACGCCGGGTCGCCCCGGAAGGCTCCCGCACATCTGGTGGCGGAGTTCCGGGCGAAGAGCCGCTTCATCCTGGAGTAGTCGCGGTGGACGGCGGAGCGGTCGCGGTGGACGCCTCAGTGGTCGCGGTGGTGAACACCGGCGTGGTCCAGGTGAAGCGCGGCGGCCGGCGCTCCAGGAACGCGGCGACGCCCTCCGCGGTCTCGTCGCTCCCGCGCGCCTGCTCGGCCCAGTACGCGTCCCGGTCGGTCCGCCCCTGGGCGAATTCCTTGGCGGACGCCTGCGTCAGCAGCGACCGCGCGGCCAGGACGCGGGTGAACTCCCCGACCCGCTTGTCGAGTTCGCCCTCGGGCAGCACCTCGTCCACCAGACCCGTGCGCAGCGCCCGTTCGGTGTCGATCAGCTCGCCCGAGAACAGCAGGTACTTGGCGGTCGCCGGACCCACCAGCGACACCAGCCGCCGGGTGGCCGAGGCCGCGTAGACGATCCCCAGCTTCGCCGGCGTCACTCCGAACCGCGCGCCCTCCTCCGCGAACCGCAGATCGCAGGCCGCCGCGAGCTGGGACCCGCCGCCGACGCAGTACCCGCGGATCGCCGCGAGCGTCGGTTTGGGGAACACGGCGAGCGCCTCCTCGGCGTGCACGGCGAGCCCCTGCGCCTCGTCCGAGGAGCCCCGCAGCGTGGAGATGTCGGCCCCCGCGCAGAAGGTGCCGCCCTCGCCGGTGAGCACGAGGACGCGGACGTCCGGGTCGGCGGCGAGCCCGTCGAGCAGGGGCGGCAGCGCCCTCCACATGTCGGCCGTCATGGCGTTGCGCTTGGCCGGGTGGTGAATGACGACGGTGGCGACCCCGTCGCCCACGCTGTGCAGCAGCTGCGGCTCCATACGCCGGATGCTATCCGCAACCCTCGAACGTACGATCAAGAAGGGGCCGGGCGCGAGGAGGCGTTGATGGTCAGGACCAAGGACAGGGCGCCGAGCGACGCGACCACGAAACTGACCCGCGGCTTCAGCTGGACCGCCGCGTTCGGCGTGATCCTGGTGATCGCGGGGCTCGTCGGGCTCGTCTACACCGGCGTGGCGACCCTGACCTCGATGATCCTGTTCGGCTGGCTGCTGCTGATCGGCGGCGCGGTCGGACTGCTGCACGCCGTCCAGGCCCGTGGCACCAACTTCTTCTGGCTCGGGGTGGTGGTCGCGGCCCTGAACATCGCGGCCGGAGTGGTGGTGATCCGCCGCCCGGACGCGGCGGCCGAGGCGCTCACCATGTTCGCGGCCCTGCTGTTCCTGACCGGCGGGGTGTTCCGGGTGGTCGGCAGCCTCGTGGTGCGCGGTGCGCAGTTCGGCTGGACGCTCCTGCAGGGCGTCTTCGACCTGCTCCTCGGCATCCTGGTGCTGGACAACTGGCCGAGCAGCAGCAAGTACGTCATCGGCTGCTTCTTCTCGCTCGCGCTGCTCTTCGACGGGCTGGGCCTGATCGCCACCGGCTTCGGCGGGCGGCGCATCGTACATCTGGTCTCGGGGCGCGACCGGTGACGGACGAAACGGGCGAGCCCGGCGCCCAACCCGTACAACCCGAATAGTTCTCGAAGCAGACACCACACGGACAGGAGTGGTCGCACGGCCGACGGTGCCGTGCATCAACGGTCGGAAGCCGTCGATAGTCGCTGACTTCTGTTCAGGGATGCGGTCCGGACCAGCGCGTTACCAACACTCGACGTGTGGTGACAATCGAGCGCAAGGGTGGCGACCGGACGATGGAGAACCACGGGCGGGGGTTCGACTCCCGCCCTGAAGGCGCCGGGGATGTGCCTCCTGATCGGAGACCGCCGGGTCCGCTGCCGTACGAGGGGGTGTGGCGGTTCACCGCTCCCGCCATCGACGCCTCGGTTCCGCAGGCACGACACGCCGTTCGTGACCTGCTCTTCCGTCAACAAGTGCCCGTCTCGGACGACCTCGTCCACGGGCTTTTGCTGATCGTCTCCGAACTGGTCACGAACGCGGTGCGGCACGCGGCACTGCTGTCCCCGATGCTCGCCGTGGAGGTGGCCGTGGGAGCCGAGTGGGTGCGGGTGTCGGTGGAGGACAACCACCCCTACCGCCCCACCGCCCTGGAGGCCGACCACGGCCAGACCGGTGGCCGTGGGCTGCTGCTGGTGCGGGAGGTCGCCCGGGAGTCGGGCGGGGTGTGCGACGTCGAGCACACGACGAGTGGCGGCAAGGTGATCTGGGCCGCCCTGCCGCTCACTCCGAGCATCGTCTAGGGCCTGGCGCTCTCGGGGCGTTTTCGCGAGGACGGGTCCGTCACCAGCCGGCGGACGGGCCCGTCAGCTCTCTGATCGCCGGACGGGCCGCGTCCAGGACCGTCAGGAACCACGCCGAGAAGGGGTCCTTCGCATGCCGCTCCATGAGCTCGGCGGCGGTCACGAACGCGGTGTCCCCGACCTCCTCCGGATCGGGGTGCAGCGACGA
This portion of the Streptomyces mirabilis genome encodes:
- a CDS encoding oxidoreductase; the protein is MSAEYATFGLAPAMRAGGVLANGDYQVHRDFVDFIVDGRPLLYQLSDLDAVSPLASDVPPAIFTAQVRSLLLEAEAPLEDGRYVIYGCPECEGIECGAVTAVIEKDDSRDDYVWRDFAWQTGEHADLELNGYHGIGPFRFQGAEYRSALNSLLLGDPGARRRVLLIGARVAVLAKLAAALRTIGIGADITRDATDVPAEELREYGAVAFGRAIGEQERAAVRGSFERAGVEVAYVDGLAPVVPLLVAQIEHALDRSPHELRRLTRLVAADGEAGIEVTSTCRVQITAYRLDRLYRTHTQEVFDGILEAGRHRIALDAKAVKGESFLVARTSGSVLVEAMAH
- a CDS encoding Tex family protein; protein product: MTTPLVGSIEGRIAEELGVRERQVKAAVDLLDGGSTVPFIARYRKEATEMLDDAQLRTLEERLRYLRELEERRTAILESVREQGKLTEEVEAQIRGAETKARLEDIYLPFKPKRRTKAQIAREAGLEPLAEGLLGDPSVDPLAAATAFVDADKGVADPQAALDGARSILTERFSEDADLIGELRERMWVRGRLAAKVREGKEEAGAKFADYFDFAEPFKDLPSHRVLAMLRGEKEEVLDLVLEPEEPSEQPGPSSYEGIVAHHFQIADRGRPGDKWLTDTVRWAWRTRILVHLGIDLRLRLRTAAEDEAVNVFAANLRDLLLAAPAGTRATLGLDPGFRTGVKVAVVDATGKVVATDVIYPHVPANKWDEAIAKLARLAKEHAVELIAIGNGTASRETDKLAGELITKHPELDLTKVMVSEAGASVYSASAFASQELPDMDVSLRGAVSIARRLQDPLAELVKIDPKSIGVGQYQHDLSEVKLSRSLDAVVEDCVNGVGVDVNTASAPLLARVSGITSGLAENIVAHRDANGPFTSRTTLKNVARLGPKAYEQCAGFLRIRGGDDPLDASSVHPEAYPVVRRMVKTAGSEVASLIGNTGVLRSLRPTDFVDETFGLPTVTDILKELEKPGRDPRPAFKTATFKEGVEKISDLASGMVLEGVVTNVAAFGAFVDIGVHQDGLVHVSAMSKTFVKDPRDVVKPGDIVKVKVLEIDIPRKRISLTLRLDDEATPSDQQGGGGRPQRGGRPPQQRQQQRQPRGGAGGGGGGSRQAAPPPANSAMADALRRAGLVDPKKGRR
- a CDS encoding enoyl-CoA hydratase/isomerase family protein; this encodes MEPQLLHSVGDGVATVVIHHPAKRNAMTADMWRALPPLLDGLAADPDVRVLVLTGEGGTFCAGADISTLRGSSDEAQGLAVHAEEALAVFPKPTLAAIRGYCVGGGSQLAAACDLRFAEEGARFGVTPAKLGIVYAASATRRLVSLVGPATAKYLLFSGELIDTERALRTGLVDEVLPEGELDKRVGEFTRVLAARSLLTQASAKEFAQGRTDRDAYWAEQARGSDETAEGVAAFLERRPPRFTWTTPVFTTATTEASTATAPPSTATTPG
- a CDS encoding SCO6745 family protein, whose translation is MTTPLPERAGRRCHNVLNPLHSTHYFSPDLGRELADVGIEDSNGAYFAVRAAAMGAVGPGTVTATFYNFRHELVARHVPAVWEKASPQTVLAARARAVDATWRRLLGEDVLTSKEVAEAAELALRAAEGCTRTARPLYAAHADLPVPDAPHLALWHGATLLREHRGDGHLAALLDAELDPVEALVSHTATGKGMAPKWALGTRGWSRAHWDAAVERLRERGLLDSGGELTEAGVALRKEIEDRTDRLDRAPYEHLGAAGVERLTELARGILMRALAAGAFPEGMTGKG
- a CDS encoding GlxA family transcriptional regulator, which translates into the protein MRTVLVVLFDDVQSLDVTGPVEVFAGAEAFRAGSYRIHTASLDGAPVRTTSGLTLVPDHTLADAPAPHTLLVPGGRGTRRPDPRLTDWLRAHGPRAERLVSVCTGAIPLAEAGLLDGRRATTHWAYCDKLARDHPAVEVDPDPIYVRDGQVSTSAGVTSGIDLALALVEEDLGREAALTVARHLVVFLRRPGNQAQFSAQLAAQTARREPLREVQQWITEHPGDDLSVESLALRARLSPRHFARAFQTETGMTPGRYVDRVRLEHARRLLEDTADGVEGISRACGYGTPEAMRRAFVKTLGTAPAEYRRRFRPAPTR
- a CDS encoding ATP-binding protein, whose protein sequence is MENHGRGFDSRPEGAGDVPPDRRPPGPLPYEGVWRFTAPAIDASVPQARHAVRDLLFRQQVPVSDDLVHGLLLIVSELVTNAVRHAALLSPMLAVEVAVGAEWVRVSVEDNHPYRPTALEADHGQTGGRGLLLVREVARESGGVCDVEHTTSGGKVIWAALPLTPSIV
- a CDS encoding DJ-1/PfpI family protein, translated to MQIAIVLFDRFTALDAVGPYETLGRLPDAETVFVAEHTGAVRNESGNLALTADRTLAEVPRPDIVVVPGGPGQTPQMDNRVLLDWLRAADATSTWTTSVCTGSLLLAAAGLLEGRRATSHWLALDHLKRFGAEPTGERVVFDGKYVTAAGVSSGIDMGLALLGRIAGDEHAQAVQLLTEYDPQPPYDAGSPRKAPAHLVAEFRAKSRFILE
- a CDS encoding FAD-dependent oxidoreductase, with amino-acid sequence MDNAPSGDVIVVGSGVVGLTTAIVLAERGRRVRVWARESGELTTSAVAGALWWPYRIRPKALAGEWALRSLSVYEELAALPDETGVRVVEGVQGETRLDELEPWAARVPGLRATTAEEYPGTGLWARLPLIDMPVHLRWLRERFLRAGGMIETRTVTDLAEVEAPVVVNCTGLGAHTLVPDPAVRPVRGQLVIVENPGVRTWLVSTDRDAGTTTYVFPHPDRLVLGGTTDDDDWSLVPDPAAAEAIVERCVALRPEIAGARMLGHRVGLRPVRDTVRLEREVLPDGRVLVHHYGHGGAGVTVAWGCAREAAGLALGEEPAAVRP
- a CDS encoding HdeD family acid-resistance protein, whose protein sequence is MVRTKDRAPSDATTKLTRGFSWTAAFGVILVIAGLVGLVYTGVATLTSMILFGWLLLIGGAVGLLHAVQARGTNFFWLGVVVAALNIAAGVVVIRRPDAAAEALTMFAALLFLTGGVFRVVGSLVVRGAQFGWTLLQGVFDLLLGILVLDNWPSSSKYVIGCFFSLALLFDGLGLIATGFGGRRIVHLVSGRDR
- a CDS encoding ABC-F family ATP-binding cassette domain-containing protein; this translates as MTATLVAKNLAAGHGDRSLFSGLDLVVAPGDVIGLVGANGAGKSTLLRMLAGLLTPEEGELRLSPPSASVGHLPQEPERREGESVREFLARRTGVAEAQRVMDEATQALVDGAPGADDAYAESLERWLDLGGADLDERAEEVADTLGLGVDLDQPMTSLSGGQAARAGLASLLLSRYDVFLLDEPTNDLDLEGLERLERFVSGLRAGTVVVSHDREFLTRTVTKVLELDLAQQQITLYGGGYEAYLEERDTARRHARDDYEEYADKRSALEGRAQMQRSWMDKGVKNARRKANNDNDKIGRKFRSEASEKQASKARQTQRMIERLDVVDEPRKEWELRMEIAAAPRSGAVVATLRDAEVRRGDFTFGPATLQIDWADRVAVTGANGAGKSTLLGALLGRVPLDAGHATLGSGVVVGEVDQARKLFHGSESLLDAFSAAVPDTEPAEVRTLLAKFGLKAEHVLRPAATLSPGERTRSALALLQGRGVNLLVLDEPTNHLDLPAIEQLEAALDTYEGTLLLVTHDRRMLDAVHTTRRLEVAAGKVTER
- a CDS encoding putative glycolipid-binding domain-containing protein, producing the protein MADSRVITWEVTESKGFETSWIMSGARSLRARGRAVGTVPEPYWISYELDTVDGFVTRRLCVSAETAWGTRSLDLRHDGEGHWTADGDWLPDLGGALDCDLGLCPLTNTMPVLRHGLHLRPGEREFLMAWVSVPDLAVRASQQTYTHLGRAGDGGRARFSSGDYRSDLEFDAEGYVVDYPTMARRLATA